The DNA region CGGCCGAAGCTCGGCACGCCATGCGCCAAGGCGGGCCAGCTTTGCTCTTACGGCTGCGAACGGGAAAACAACCTCCTTTGCGTCCAGGGCGTTTGGAGTCGCGATCCATCGCCGACGATTGGCTGCCCCGCGTCAACGCGCCGCGCCAAGAAGGACATTCGCTACCTCTCTCCGTCGGAAGCCCAGGCGCTCGCCGCCGAGGTTCAGAACATTCGCCTCGCCACCTACGAGTACACGGACCCGGCGCTCTCCGGGTCCCGCAAGCTCGGCTTCATCCTCGAAGATCACGCCACGACCTTCGCCGGCGACGCCGAGAAGAACCAGGTGGACCTCTACGCCTACGCCAGCACGTTGGTTGCGGCGATCCAGGAGCAAGCGAAGGAGCTCGACGCGCTCAAGCGCGAGGTGGCTCACCTCCGCGCGAGCCAGGCGAGGAGCGGCGTCCGGAAGTAGCGGCCGCGAGCGGGAGGCGACGTCACGAGCGCAGCGCCGCCTCCGTCGGCGCGTTTGCGTTATAGTGCGCGTCCTGCCATGAAGAAGACCCCGAAGGACCTGCTCTCCGCGAAAGGCCAACTCGACAAGGACGTCGTCGCCGTCAAAATCGGCTCGCGCATCGTCGACCTCTTCACGCCTGTCCTGGAGACCGAGACGCTCACGCCCGTTCGGCGCACCGATGCCGAGGGCCTCGAGGTCATCCGCCACTCTTCGGCCCACGTCATGGCCGACGCCGTGCAGCGCCTGTTTCCGGGCACCAAGGTCACCATCGGCCCGGCCATCGAAGACGGCTTTTACTACGACTTCGACAAGCCCGGCGGCGGCTTCACGGAGGACGATCTCGCCAAGATCGAAGAGGCCATGGCCGCCATCGTGAAGGCCGACTCGCCGTTCCGCCGCGACATCGTGAGTCGCGACGAGGCGCTCCGCCTCTTCGCGAGCATGAACGAGACGTACAAGAAGGAGATCATCGAGCGCATCCCTGCCGGCGATGACATCAGCCTCTACCGGCACGGCAAGAGCGGCGAAGAGTGGGTCGACCTCTGCAGCGGCCCACACGTCCCCAGCACGGGCTTCTTGGCCGCGATCAAGCTGACGAGCGTGGCGGGCGCCTATTGGCGTGGCGACGAGCGCAACCCCATGCTCCAGCGCATTTACGGCACAGCGTTTCCTTCGAAGGAGGCGTTGGACGAGCACCTGAAGCGCATCGAGGACGCGAAGGCTCGCGATCACCGCAAGCTCGGCAAAGAGCTCGACCTCTTCCTCTTCGACGGCGTCGCGCCGGCGATGCCGTTTTTTCTGCCGAAGGGCGCGTTCGTCTACAACCGCCTCGTCGACTACGTGCGCAAGCTCTACGTGAAGTACGGCTACGAGGAGGTCATCACCCCGCAAGCGTTTGACCCGAAGCTCTTTCGCACGAGCGGCCACCTCGGCAACTACAACGACAACATGTACCGCCTGTGGACCGAAGACCTCCTCGAAGAGGCCCTCGGCACGACGGCTAGCGGCGGCGCCGGCAAAGACGCCGCGAAGACCGTCACGGCGAAGCAATTTGCCGAGCACCTGCAGGAGCACGCGTACGCCATCAAGCCGATGAACTGCCCGAGCCACTGCGTGATCTTCGGCTCACGACTTCGCTCGTACCGTGAGCTGCCGTGGCGCGTGGCGGACTTCGGCCGCCTGCACCGTTACGAACGTGGCGGCGTCGTCCACGGGCTCTCGCGCGTTCGCTCCTTCTGCCAAGACGACGCCCACGTCTTCTGCGCGCCCGAGAGCGTGCCGGCCGAGATGGAGAGCTTCATCAAGATGCTCTACGAGGCCTACGGCGCCTTCGGGTTCACCAAGGTCGACGTCAAGCTGGCGACGCGTCCCGAGAAGCGGGTCGGCGCCGACGAATATTGGGATCTCGCGGAGAATGCCCTCGCCGAGGGCCTCAAGCGCGCGGGCCTCACCTTCGAGATCGCCGAAGGCGAAGGCGCGTTCTATGGCCCGAAGGTCGAGTTTCATGTGCAAGACGCACTGAAGCGAAGCTGGCAACTCGGGACGATTCAATACGATCCCAACCTGCCGGAGCGCTTCGACCTCCATTTCGTTGGCGAGGACGGCAAGCCACATCGGCCCGTGATGCTCCACCGCGCCGTGCTCGGGTCGCTTGAGCGCTTCTTCAGCGTCTACCTCGAGCACTGCGGCGGGAACTTCCCGACGTGGCTCGCGCCGACGCAGGTCGCGATCCTCACGGTGAGCGAGAAGTTCAACGGCTACGCTGAGCGCGTCGCCGGCGAGCTCTCCGACCGGGGCCTTCGCGTCACCGCGGACCTGGGGCCCGACAAACTCGGCGCGAAGATCCGAAACGCTCGGCTCCAGCGCCTGCCTTACCTCTGCGTCGTTGGCGGCAAGGAAGAAGAGGCGGGCACCGTTGGTGTTCGCTCTCGCGACCGCGGCGAGCTTGGCCCGATCCCGCTCGCCGACTTCGCCGCCACGGTCGTCGCGGAAGCGGCACAGACGGGCTGACGGCGCCCCCGCGTTCGGCGACGCGGCAGGTGGGAATCGTCGAAGTGCGCTAGGCTGCCCGCCCCATCGCGTCCGACGCAGAGCCTCCTTGAACGACCACGACACGCTGCGCTTCCTCATCGCCCTTGCCGTGCTCCTTGGCACGGCGAAGCTCGTGGGCGAGCTCGGTCGCAAGCTGGGGCTCCCGCTGGTGGTCGGCGAAATTCTGGCTGGGATTCTCCTCGGCCCCACGGTGCTGTCACGTGCGCTCCCCTCTTTGGGGCAGGCGCTCTTCCATGGCACCGCCATGCGCCAGATGCTCTCGGGCTACACGACGCTGGCGGTGGTGCTGCTCCTCGTCGTCGCTGGCCTCGAGGTCGATCTCGGCATCGTGCTGCGACGCGGCCGTGAGGCCATCTTTGCGAGCACCTTCGGAATGCTCGCCCCCTTGGCCGGCGGCATCGTTCTCGGCCTCGCGCTTCCCGACAGCGATCTCATCGCACCGGACCGGCGCGGTCTCTTCGCCCTCTTCATGGGCGTCGCGCTGTCCATCTCGGCGCTCCCGGTCATCGCCAAGACGCTACTCGACCTCGGACTCTTCAAGACCGATCTCGGCCTCGTCGTGATGTCGGCCGCCATGGTCAACGACCTGGTTGGTTGGCTCGGCTTCTCGGTGCTCGTGGGGCCGATGCGCGGCGGTGCGCTCGACGTTCAACGCCTCTCGATCACCGTCGGACTTACCTTGGCTTTCGGGGGCGCGCTGCTCACCGTGGGCCGTTCCGCCATCGATCGCTTGCTATCTCGCTTCGGTGAGTCGAGCGGCGGCGTCGTGTCGCTGGTCATCGTTCTGGCACTGGTCGGCGCCTCCGTTACGGAAGCGCTCGGCGTGCACGCCGTCCTCGGTAGTTTCATCGTGGGGGTTGCTATTGGCGACAGCCCGTCGCTTCGCGAGCGTACGCGAGCCACGATTCACGATTTTGTGACGAGCGTCTTCGCCCCGGTATTTTTTGCTTCGTTGGGGCTCCGCGTCGACTTCTTTCGAGCCTTCGACCCGCGTCTCTGCATTCTCGTCTTCACCATCGCGAGCGTCACGAAGGTCGTCGGCTGCACGCTCGGCGCCAAGGTGGGCGGCTTCAATTGGCGCGAGGCCGGTGCTGTGGGCTTTGGCCTGAACGCGCGTGGGGCCATGGAAATCATCCTCGCGCTCTTGGCCCTCGAGGCGGGGCTACTGAAAGAGCAAGTGTTCGTCGCCCTCGTGGTCATGGCCATCGGCACTTCGCTCTTGAGCGGCCCCATGATGAAGCGCCTGCTCTACACGAAGGAAGAGGAGCGCGTCGTCACGCTCCTCCGGCGCGGCGCCTTCATACGGCCGTTGAAGAGTCGCAACGCGACCGACGCGATAAGGGAGCTTGCGGCCATGCTCGAACCGAAGCTGGGTCACCTCGCCGAGCAGGCCCGCCTCGCGGTGACCGAGCGCGAACAGGTGGCGCCCACGGGCCTCGGCGATGGCGTGGCGGTTCCGCACGCCCAAATCGACGGACTCACGGAGCCGATCCTGGCCCTCGGCATCGCCCCCGAGGGCATCGACTTCGACGCGCCCGACGGGGAGCCCGCCCGCATCGTGTTCTTGTTGCTCCTCGTGCCCGACCGCTACGAGGACGAAATTCAGATTTTGGCGTCCATTGCCCGCGGCGCCATCGCCGAGGAGGCGAGGAGCGCATTGCTCATGGCCGGCGACATTGACACGGCGGCGAGCGTCCTCAGCGAGGCGGCCAAGCGCACCGCCGCGCGGAAGACGCGCGCCCCAACGTTGGCCGACATTTAGGCGCTCGAGCGTGGGTTTGGTCTGACGCGCTTCTGCGCCCTGCGGTGCGCACTCAGCGCGCGTAGGCTTCCATGGGCGGGCACGTGCAGACGAGGTGGCGATCGCCGAGGGCGTTGTTGATGCGGGCGACGTGCGGCCAGAACTTCCGTTCGCGCGTCGCGGCGCTGGGGAAGGCAGCCTCTTCGCGCGAATAGGGGTGCGTCCACTCGTTGGCCGTGACGGCCGAGAGCGTATGCGGTGCGTTCTTGAGAGGGTTCTGGTCTTTCGGCCAGCGCCCTTCCTCGACATGACGGATCTCTTGGCGGATGGCGATCATCGCGTCGCAGAACCGGTCGAGCTCCGCCAACGATTCGCTCTCCGTCGGCTCGACCATGAGCGTCCCCGGGATCGGGAACGACATGGTCGGCGCGTGGAACCCGTAGTCCATCAGGCGCTTGGCGATGTCGTCGACTTCGACGCCGGCGGTCTTCTTCAGGCCGCGCACGTCGAAGATGCACTCGTGGGCGACGCGGCCCTCTTTGCCTACGTAGACGATGGGGTAGTGCGGCGCGAGGCGCTTGGCGATGTAGTTGGCGTTCGCGATGGCCATCTTCGTCGCATCGGTGAGGCCTTCGGCGCCCATCATCCGAACGTAGGCCCAAGAGATGAGCAGGATGCTCGCGCTCCCCCACGGCGCCTGCGAAACGGCGCCCACCACGTCGCGGCCCTCCAGCGGCACAACAGAATGGCCCGGGAGGAACTTCGCCAGGTGGGCGGCGACGGCGATGGGGCCCATGCCGGGCCCACCTCCGCCGTGCGGAATGCAGAACGTCTTGTGCAGGTTGATGTGGCAAACGTCCGCGCCGATCTCGCCCGGTCGGCACAGGCCCACCATGGCGTTCATGTTGGCGCCGTCCATGTAAACCTGGCCGCCCTTGCCGTGGACGATCTCGCACACGCGCCGGATGCCCTCTTCGAAGACGCCGTGCGTTGACGGATAGGTCACCATCAGCGCAGCGAGCTCCTTCGCGTGCGCTGTGGCTTGCGTCTCAAGATCGGCGAGATCGATGTTGCCGCTCGCGTCGGTCTTCACGACCACGACCTGCATGCCCGCCATGACCGCCGACGCAGGGTTGGTCCCGTGCGCCGACTGAGGAATGAGGCAGACCTTGCGATGCCCCTCGCCCCGGCTCTCGTGGTACCCGCGGATGGCCAAGAGGCCGGCGTATTCGCCCTGCGAGCCGGCGTTGGGCTGGAGCGAAACCGCCGCAAAGCCCGTGGCGTCGGCGAGCGCCGCCTCCAGCTCCCGGAACACGACCTCGTAGCCCCGAATCTGTTCGCGCGGCGCGTAGGGGTGCACGGAATTCCAGCCGGGCTCGGTGATGGGGATCATCTCCGCTGTCGCGTTGAGCTTCATGGTGCACGACCCGAGGGGGATCATCGAATGCGCGAGCGACAGATCGCGCCCTTCGAGCATCCGCATGTAGCGGAGCATCTCCGTCTCCGAGCGATGCGCGTGGAAGACCGCGTGGGTGAGGTAGGTCGACGAGCGCTTCAGCCCCGCCGGCACCTCCGCCGTCACGCGCGCCGCGAGCGACGTAGCGGTCTCGGCGTTGGGCTTGTCGCCGCCGAGGACCGCAAGAAGCGTGTCGATGTCGGCGACGGTCGTGGCCTCGTCGAGGCTCACGCCGACGCGCGTCTTGTCGATGACGCGCAGGTTGACGTGCGCCGCGTTGGCACGAGCGTGGCATGTCGCGATCTCCGCCTCCGCGCCGTGCATGACGAGGGTGTCGAAGAACGGCGCGTCGCCGACGTTGCGCCCCCTCGCGCGGAGTCCTTCCGCGAGGACCGTCGTCATGCCGTGGACACGCTCCGCGATGGCCTTGAGCCCCTCGGGGCCGTGGTACACGGCGTACATGCCGGCCACGATGGCCAAGAGCGCCTGCGCCGTGCAGATGTTGCTCGTCGCCTTCTCGCGCCGGATGTGCTGCTCGCGCGTTTGCAGCGCCATGCGAAACGCGGGGCGCCCGGCGGCGTCGGCGGAGACGCCGATGATCCGGCCCGGGAGCTTTCGTACAAATTCTTCACGCGCCGAGAAGAACGCAGCGTGCGGTCCGCCATACCCGAGCGGGACACCGAAGCGCTGCGAGCTTCCGAGCGCCACGTCAGCGCCAAACTCGCCGGGCGGCGAAAGGAGCGTCAGCGCCAGGAGGTCGGCCGCCACCACGAAGAGGCCGCCGGCCGCATGAACCTTCTCGCCAAAGGCGCGGTAGTCGAAGATCGCGCCATCGGCCGTTGGGTACTGAACCAGCGCGCCGAAGACACCGCTCGCCAAGCGCGTGAGATCGGCCGTGCGGAAGTCGCCGACGATGACGTCGACACCGAGCGCCTTGGCGCGTGTCCTCACCACATCGAGCGTCGAGGCGAGGCATCCCGAGTCGACGAAGAAGGCGTTCTGCTTCTCGCCACCCTTGAATTCGTAGGCCAGGTGCATCGCCTCGGCGGCGGCCGTGGCCTCGTCGAGCAGTGACGCATTGGCGACCGGCAGCCCCGTCAGGTCCGACACCATCGTCTGGAAGTTGAGCAGCGCTTCGAGTCGTCCCTGCGCGATCTCAGCTTGGTACGGCGTGTATTGCGTGTACCAACCGGGGTTCTGCACGATGTTGCGCAAGATCACCGGCGGCGTCATGGTGTCGTAGTAACCCTGCCCGATGAACGAGCGATGACGGCCGTTCAGCTCGGCCAGCCGTCGCGCCTCCGCCAAGAGCTCCCACTCGGAGAGGGCCGGCGGCACCGAGAGCGGCTTCGCCGTGCGAATGCTCGCCGGGATCGTCTCGTTGATGAGCGCATCGATGGAGGCGACCTCCAGGGTTGCGAGCATTTTCGCGCGGTCGTGCGGGCTAGGACCAATGTGGCGACGGACGAAACGGTCAGGATGCGAGAGGGAAACGGACATCGAAACCTCGGGTTGGTTTGGCGATCGCACTCGTAGCGTCGCGGCGGGCCGCTTACAAGCGGCGCGGATTCGTGCGAAGGCCACAAATCGGCGCGGAACGGCGGCTTTCGCGGCGGAAAGCCGTTTGACCGCAGCCGGCGCGGCTCGCCGTGACGCACAACTTGGGCGGAGCCGTGATGGCCGGGTTATCCTGCCTTCGTGTGGGCTCGCCGTCGTGCCACCCTTCTCGCGCTCGTGACGTCGGTCGCGCTCGCCGGCGTGCTGTCGCCGCGACCGGCCCTTGCGCAACGAGCGGCGGGCGAATCGAGCTCCGATGCCGGCAAGAAGAAGTCGGCCAAAGGGGCTTACGAAGAGGGTGAACGCGCCTTCGGCAAGGGTGATTTCCGCCGCTCCGCGGAGAGCTTCGAGCAAGCCTACAAGCTTTCACCGCACCACTCGGCGCTCTGGGCCGCCGCCCGCGCTTGGCTCCGCGCCGGCGAAGACGTTCGCGCCGCCAACCTCCTCGAGCGCTACCTGGGAGAGGCCCCCGCCGATGCACCGGATCGCGACCGCGCCACCGGCGCCATCCGAGAGCTCGACAAGCGCCTCGGCCGACTCGAGGTCGTGACCAACGACGTCGTCGGCGTGAAGGTCGACGGCGCATCACTCTCGACGCCGCGCCTGTGGGTCGTGCCTGGCGAGCACGTGGCCACCGGCGAGGTCGACGGCAAGCCGGTGCGCAAAGTCATCACCGTGGCCGCTGGCGATCACATCAGCGTGAGCCTCGAGGTGGTCACGCGCGAGACGCCGCCACCGCCTCCACCGATCGCGACCAACGCGTCCAAGAAGCCGCTGCCACCGTGGGTCGTGGTCGTTGGCGGGACGCTCGCGGCCATCGGTACCGGCGCGACGATCTATTCGTACACCGACACGCTCGATAAGAAAGACGCCTTCGAGGCGGATCGCACGTCGCGTACGAAGCTCGACAACGCCCATTCGGCCGAAGACCGGACCAACATCCTCCTCGTCTCAACCGTCGGCGTGGCCGCCGTTTCGCTCCTCGCTGCCGCGTTCCTGGTGGATTGGACGAGCGACGACAAGGTGAAGGCCGCACTCCTGCGGTTCAAGCCGCGGAACCACCTCTTCTCGGTTCCTTAAGGAGTCCCGCGCGTACACGCCGGCGCCGACACGCCGCCCGTATCGACCGGCGCGACGACCGTGCTGAAGGGGACGTAGAGCACGTCACCGTACGAAGGCGCGTCGTAGCAGCCGGCGCCGCTTGCCGTGATGGCCGTCTGGGTTGGCGCACAGGCCGACCAAGCGTTACCGACGGCGAGTTGACTGCCCGCGGCTCCGGAGCGGGAGATGCAGAGACCGCCGAGTTTGTTGTTGCCCGTCGACGTCGCCACAAAGCGGTTTCCGCCGAGATCTGCCAGCGACACACCGACATCGAACAACAAGAGCACGACGCCATTACCATTGCGTCGCTGGTTGAAGACAACGCCCACGGAGTTCTCGAGGAACACAGAGCCGCGAAGCTTCGCGCTCGTGCCCACACCGATGAAGAGTCCGGCGCCGCCACCCAGGGACCCGGGGCTCTTGCCGTTGCGGCGCGCCGTGAGAGCGCTGATTTCAGCCGTGTGGGCCGTGTCGAGGCGGACTCCGTCGCCACCGTTGTCGTTGCTGCGCACCGTGTCGATGACCACGGTCGCATTGAGGTCGGTGCCGTTGCCAATGAAGAGCCCGTGAATGCCGTTTTCGTCGAAGGCACCGTCAGCGACCTTGGCCGGGCCGCGCGACACGCGCATGCCGGCGACCGCGTTCTTGCTCGCGTCGATCTTCTGGAGCGCGTGAGCGGAGGTCGCCTCGGGCACCAAAAGGACGCCCGTGTGCTGATTCGACTGGGCGTCGGCCTGTTCGATCGTCACGTTGGCGTAGGCGTCGGCGACGTGAATGCCGTAGAGAGCGTTGCCGTTGAACCGATTGCCACGACCCCCGGCGACGACGTGCAGCGACGGCGCGCCGACCTTGTTGACGGCGCCGCCGACGACGAGCCCGCTGGCCCCGTTGTTGGTCGCGTAGACGCCAGGGCCCACGGTGCCGCCGCCGGCGACGAGGTAGATGCCGTTGCCGGTGACTCCGTCGACCGTGACATGGCGGAGCGTGGGCGAGCCGCTGCCGCGGATACCGTGGACGTTGGTGCCGGCCGCCGCTTGCACTGTGAAGCCTTCGACGGTGCCGCCGAGGACGTTCACGGCGCACTTGATGCCGGCGCAATCGACGTTCGCCTTGAGCGTCACGCGCGACGGATCGGCGGCCCCCACGCCGGGATACGCCGACGTGAGCGTCACGGCGGGCCCGACGAGCGCCGCTTCGTTGTAGACGGTGCCGCCGGAGCCGTTCACGTGGATCGTGAGTTGGGCGCCGCCGGCCGGCGCGCCCAACAGGATCGCCGAGGCGAGCGTCGTGAAGGGACACGCAAGCGAGCCGTTGCCGGCAGCGAGAGCCGCCTTGTCGACGTAAACGTGGCGATCGAGATCGAAGATGTCCGGCGCGGGGCATAGCCCCGCGTCGACGAGGCCGGCGTCGGCGCCGCTGTCGACGCCCCCGTCGACCACGACTCCGCCGTCGGTCTCAGCGTCGAACGCCCCGGCGTCGGAGGCGGCGTCCGCCGACGCGTCGAAGGCTCCGCCGTCGGTCGCCGCGTCGGGCCACGACGCATCGCCTCCAGCCTCGTTCGTCGCCGCGTCGGCGCCGCCGTCGTGGCCACCTTCGTTTCCCGCATCGACGAAGGCACCATCGGCCCCCGAGGCGTCCACCGTGGCATCGACAGAGCCATCTGCTCCCGCGTCGTCCGTCACCGTCGCATCGCTGCCAGCGTCAACCCCGCCTTCGCTTCCGCCACCGCCGTCGTTCCCCGGGCTTTGGCCGTCGCTCTCCGCCAACGAGCCACCGTCGGCCGCCGGTGCCCCGTCGGCCTCGTCGCCATCGGGGATCGTAAATTCGCTGGCGCCACCACATGCCGCAGCCGTGGCGACCGCGAACGCGAAGACGACGCGACCTGTCCTCCGAGAACGACGGGCGAAAGCCAATGTCAGTACCGTTCTTTCGGCTCGCTCTCAGCGAGCACCTCGACCTTGGGGAAGACCTCGTGCACGAAGCGGTCGCGCACCTGCCGGGCGCGCGGCTCGTCTTCGCGAGCGGGCACCGCAACCCCTACCACCAAACAGCGACCGCGCCAGGCCGGGTACGCCGCATACGCGGCGGCGTATCGCTCGCGCGCGGCGAGGGTCGCCATTTTTGCAAAGACCGCGTCGACGGGGACGATCTGCGGCGTCGGATCCTTGTGAAAATGCCAGACAAAGGCGTGGGGCGCCTCGTGCTCAAGCTCCACCGAGAACGCGTCGACGACGGGCTGCGCCACGCGCTCGAAGGCCCTGGCGCAGCTGCCGCTGCCATCGGCGGCGTCACCTTCGATGACCCAACCGCCGACGATGGCGTGATGGTCCTTGCCGTAGCGAAAGGCCATCAGGCTGGGCACGCCCCAGAACTTGACGCGCGTCCAGTTGGGCGCGTCGGGGAGGACCATGCGAACGCTGTTTTGCCTATCGTTCCGCGCGTCCAACTTGGAGACCTTGAGCTGTTCCAAGGCGGCGGCGTGGGCGGTGCCCCCGTGCCCACCTTGCGACGCGGAGCCGTCGTCCTTCGGAGGCGGCGCCGCTGGCACCGCAAGGTGGGCCGTCGAAGGTGCCGACGAGCAAGCGGAAAGCGTCGCTGCGAAGAGCGACGCGCAGATCATCGGCATGGAGCGAAGGGAGCGACGCACCCAAGGAAGAGTATCGGTCGCGAGCGACGCGGTCGAACGGGAGCCAGCAACGCGGAAAGCCATGGACCGTTGGACGTGCGCGCTGGCGGGGTGACGCAGCCGTGACGCGATGCGTGAGTCGCCGCAACAAAGCGCTCGCCGCCTGGTGCGCCGCCGTGGAATTTGGGGTAAAGCCGACCCCGCCACATGGAACTCAAGACCCCCCTCACGGACAACGCGCACCTCCTCAACTGGGTCAAAGAAATGGCCCTCCTCTGCAAGCCCGACCAAGTCGTCTTTTGCGACGGGTCGGAGGAGGAGAAAGCTCGGCTCACCGAGCTGGCCGTCGCGCAAGGGATCCTCGAGCCCCTCAACCAGACGAAGCTCCCCGGCTGCTACCTCCACCGCTCCAACCCGAACGACGTGGCGCGCGTCGAGCAGCTCACCTTCATCTGCACGCCGAAGAAGGAAGACGCGGGCCCCACCAACAACTGGATGTCGCCGGCCGACGCCGAAGCGAAGGTCCTGCCGCTCTTCGAGGGCTCCATGAAGGGCCGCACGATGTACGTCGTGCCGTACATCATGGGCCCGCCCGGCTCGCCGCTCGCGAAGGTCGGCATCGAGCTCACCGACAGCGTCTACGTCGCCCTCAACATGCGGATCATGACGCGCATGGGGAAGATCGCGCTCAAGCAGCTCGGCCAGGGCGATGAGTTCAACCGGGGCCTCCACTCGGTGCTCGACTGCAACCCGGACCGCCGCTTCATCTGCCACTTCCCCCACGACAACACCATCTGGTCTGTCGGCTCGGGATACGGCGGCAACGTCCTCCTCGGCAAGAAGTGCCTCGCGCTCCGCATCGGGAGCTTCCTCGGCCGCAACGAGGGTTGGCTCGCCGAGCACATGTTGATCCTCGGCGTGGAGAGCCCCGAGGGCGAGATGACGTACGTGGCTGCGGCGTTCCCCAGCGCGTGCGGCAAGACCAACTTCGCGATGATGATCCCGCCGGAGCGCTTCCGCGGCTGGAAGATCTGGACCGTTGGTGACGACATCGCGTGGATGAAGGTCGGCGCTGATGGTCGCCTCCGCGCCGTGAACCCCGAGTTCGGCTACTTCGGCGTCGCGCCCGGCACGAGCATGAAGTCGAACCCCAACGCGATGCTCACCGTCGCGAAGGACACGCTCTTCACGAACGTCGCGAAGACCGCCGACGGCGACGTCTGGTGGGAAGGCAAAGACGGCGAGGTTCCCGAAGAGCTGACCGACTGGCAGGGCCGCCCCTGGAAGAAGGGGTCAACGGAGAAGGCCGCGCACCCGAACTCGCGCTTCACGGCGCCGATGACGAACAACCCGGCGCTCTCCCGCTTCGCGGAAGATCCCGAAGGCGTCCCCATCAGCGCGATCATCTTCGGCGGCCGGCGCGCCACGACGATCCCGCTCGTCATCCAGTCGTTCAACTGGGCCCACGGCGTCTTCTTCGGCGCCACGCTCGGCTCCGAAACGACGGCCGCCGCCACGGGGAAGGTCGGCGTCGTGCGCCGCGACCCGTTCGCGATGTTGCCCTTCTGCGGCTACAATATGGCCGAGTACTTCCAGCACTGGCTCGAGATGCAGGCGGAGATCCAGAACCCGCCGAAGATCTTCATGGTGAACTGGTTCCGC from Myxococcales bacterium includes:
- a CDS encoding phosphoenolpyruvate carboxykinase (GTP), whose product is MELKTPLTDNAHLLNWVKEMALLCKPDQVVFCDGSEEEKARLTELAVAQGILEPLNQTKLPGCYLHRSNPNDVARVEQLTFICTPKKEDAGPTNNWMSPADAEAKVLPLFEGSMKGRTMYVVPYIMGPPGSPLAKVGIELTDSVYVALNMRIMTRMGKIALKQLGQGDEFNRGLHSVLDCNPDRRFICHFPHDNTIWSVGSGYGGNVLLGKKCLALRIGSFLGRNEGWLAEHMLILGVESPEGEMTYVAAAFPSACGKTNFAMMIPPERFRGWKIWTVGDDIAWMKVGADGRLRAVNPEFGYFGVAPGTSMKSNPNAMLTVAKDTLFTNVAKTADGDVWWEGKDGEVPEELTDWQGRPWKKGSTEKAAHPNSRFTAPMTNNPALSRFAEDPEGVPISAIIFGGRRATTIPLVIQSFNWAHGVFFGATLGSETTAAATGKVGVVRRDPFAMLPFCGYNMAEYFQHWLEMQAEIQNPPKIFMVNWFRQGKDGKFLWPGFGENMRALKWIVDRARLRVGGQETPFGWVPKAGDLDLSGLNISAEQVNAATAIDLDEWKAELEADGEFFQSLGAQLPEPLELQRKLFLSRIEAMKRRHWTSPLTMRPATPAE